One Burkholderia thailandensis E264 genomic window carries:
- the glnP gene encoding glutamine ABC transporter permease GlnP yields MQFDWSAIWAALPDLTDGVRLTVFIAFFGLAGGFLVGMIAGMFRAYGPAALNVLTQVYIELIRGTPIVVQVMFLYFALPMLAHIRIDGLTAAIVAITLNSGAYLAEVVRGALLSIPKGVTEAGLAMGLSMPRVLVKIVGPLAFRRLIAPLGNQCIVSLKDTSLFIVIGVGELTRKGQEIIAGNFQAVEIWTAVAAIYLALTGVMTLTLRFVEKRMRIL; encoded by the coding sequence CGGACTTGACGGACGGCGTGCGGCTCACCGTTTTCATCGCATTCTTCGGGCTGGCGGGCGGTTTTCTCGTCGGCATGATCGCGGGCATGTTTCGCGCGTACGGCCCCGCCGCGCTGAACGTGCTCACGCAGGTCTACATCGAACTGATCCGCGGCACGCCGATCGTCGTGCAGGTGATGTTCCTCTATTTCGCGCTGCCGATGCTCGCGCACATCCGGATCGACGGGCTGACGGCCGCGATCGTCGCGATCACGCTGAACTCGGGCGCGTATCTCGCCGAGGTCGTGCGCGGCGCGCTGCTCTCGATTCCCAAGGGGGTGACGGAAGCCGGGCTCGCGATGGGGCTGTCGATGCCGCGCGTGCTCGTGAAGATCGTCGGGCCGCTCGCGTTCCGGCGGCTCATTGCGCCGCTCGGCAACCAATGCATCGTCAGCCTGAAGGATACGTCGCTGTTCATCGTGATCGGCGTGGGCGAACTGACGCGCAAGGGCCAGGAGATCATCGCCGGCAATTTCCAGGCGGTCGAGATCTGGACCGCGGTCGCCGCGATCTATCTCGCGCTCACCGGCGTGATGACGCTCACGCTTCGCTTCGTCGAGAAAAGGATGCGCATCCTATGA